In the genome of Mauremys reevesii isolate NIE-2019 linkage group 6, ASM1616193v1, whole genome shotgun sequence, the window ctatgttgctcagggatacTTAAATCTACATTTCCGAGGGATGTAATTAAGCcaccctaacccccagtgtagacagtgctaggttgatggaagaattttcaGAAATAAAGAGTCTGATGCAGCATCCATTGAAATCATTAGAAactttcccactgacttcaggaggCATTGGCTCGGGCCCATAGTGGTAAGGAAGAAAAGTAACATGCTGACAAAACGATAAATCATTTCCCACACCAGAACATTTATTAACTGAGCATTATCACttagttctttctctctctcttttttaagccAAACAATTTGTAACCTCTTGCTGTGGGCTTTTCCAAGCACCAAAAAATGAAGTGTTGTTCTGGATCCATACAGtacaaagattaaaaaacaaaggagaaaaaaaaataccccacATCTGAAACATTCAACAGTCAAGGCAGCATACATAGATAGTCACCTTTCCCTCTATGTGCCCAGGCACTTAGTGGAATAAATTCACAATGACCCCCAAATTCTACAACCTGACAATGAACAACACTACCGAGAAGATACTTGTGTGTGTGGCTCTCTGCGAGGGAGACACGGGGAAGCCAGATACCAGCTGCACTCAGTCTGGGAACAGGTTTCAGCATCTGTCCTGACGGATGCTGCTGACTGCTGTGTGGAACCTTTGGAATTTTCATCAGGTGAAAATAAAATGTAGTGTTTTATCAGCTCTTACAGTCCATGCCCTTGTGCAAACAACAGTGATCCTCTAAAAGAATCCCAGCTGATCTAGCAAGAGGCAAAGTTCAGGTGCTTGAGCTGGCATTGTTCTGTGCTCTAGTGACACCCTGTGACTGACTGCCCATCTCCTTTGTGCTGAGCACGTTACAAGTCAGTTGCCCCTCGGCCTGAAAATGaactgtagcccatgaaagcttatgcccaaataaatttgttagtctctaaggtgccacaaggacgccttgTCATTTTTGTGTGAAACTTACTTCTTAGGGGGCTTGTGCAAATATTTTCTTTGGTTTCAGTCCACATGGgttcacacacagacagacatctGCCCTTACTACTCCTAGTTTTACCATGAATTCCAGgctctgacaaaaaaaaaaaagaaaactgaaagtggaacttttcccccccccaaaactgTTTCACTTGGTTCATTCTGAAGCCAGGAAAATTTGTGATTTGCACACAGTTTCACCCAAATGCCACTCAAAACTGGGTGTAGGTCTCCTCATATAGCGCCTGGTCCAAAGCACCCTAAAATCAGTAAAAAGACTCTCACTGACTGCTAGAAAGCAGCCAACTCTTGAAAACCATCCAAACTCCCCGCCAGTTGGATCAGAAGATTAGTTATTTAACATGTGTATTTAGAAGTGGCTCCTTCAATATGACACATTACTGAAACTTGCTCATCTGACCATGCCCAGCTATTCATGGTAGGAGCAGTGAACCGTGTCTTCTGCAGCTGTCAGCTATATCTAACTGCAAGTTGAGGCAAGCATTGTGACACCATGCTGCTGCAACTGTTCCTTCACCTTTTCCTTAAAAACATGATCATGCTGGATCATTCATTGGGCTGCCCAAAGCAAACTGGAGCTTCTCTATGCTGCAGGTGGAATCCATGGAAAATCAGGATAGGTGGCAACCCATCTAGGGCCAGTTTTAAGGGCTTGCACTCAATAAAGTTAACGAGTGAGCTCCCGGTgatacaggatcagggcctaaatgggGAATCTGCTCTTCCTCACCAGTGAGAGGCAGCTGTATGTGCAATCTCAAAGGTTGTTCTGATGTGAGGCTGTGTGAGAGTATGTGCACGGGCCAGCAAATCCAAGCCACATACAGCAAGCGGGAGGTGGTTTGGTTTTAGTGTTCTTGGCTCCATAGGGGACCCAGGCTGAAGAACatgtgttagggggcttattccttcaccctctcacttccctggtccttctcacatgaacagatTTGATGTtcattggggtgaacttccagcaagcatgattccagtttccttccttagtgtcccccttcccagctctgacaccacagagccttgcctgtgtccctgtttctgttcccatcccctgttcccatttccccctttagcaaaacatgatcccaattcccccatccccagtccctgttcccattccccccctccacttcctgattgactgcagactatatagtaaaacttgaattctgcttagctataccttaaccaatcattttactgaaatttaactaaccaattctaacatatcgtaacatggttatttaaccaattatatcccacctccttaattggtttacacccagcaaaattaattatacagcagtcaGAAAcaaatcacagaaccagacagagaccatgcaaataaacatacaaaacaatacagaagtgaggatttcacaactacagctatacagacataagggttttccagctgtgtctattgataagtgagttcttgccagacaggatgctatcgaactaaatttccttttacatcttctaggctcttccctttctctggaggtgatagagtggatcaccttcctaacagcccccgactgccttatttcaatatgactaaacggcctcagactgtcacagtaagagaaggcccttacacagacagacagtgatttttgattctttcttttatatctctataactagctaagtgataagaatacacctaaattcttaaagtataggcctttgcagacaggcccgaatatctgtatcctaacaTCATGGACTTTGTGTTTCAGATCCTCTGCTCCAAGGTGAAAGGAGAGCTTTGGGGGAAGGAGGCGTGTTACCCACAGAGGAGAAGACCCGGAGGTGCTGAAGCAGCATGAAACGTGTTCCCAGAACCATGTGCAGAATGTGGGGTAAGGGGCTCATTATATGCATCATGCCTCTTGTAAAGGTCTCTTCGTGTTTTTATTTGAGGAGATGAACAGATCATCGGGGTAATATATGGAGAAGTTTGGGGGAAACAAGGACTATTCTCCAGCTCCATACTTCCTCCTAGGTCAGCTTGTGCCTGATGCACTCACCCTGGCTAGCATTTCCAGTATCTTGAGACTGAGAGATATGTGACCACAGGAGTGGCAATGACTAATGTGGAGGGAATTGAGACAGGGCCATTGTAGGTAAGGAAggacaagggggggggggcgcatgGGGCTAAAAAGACAAAGGAGATCTCAAACATCAGCTGATACAGCCAAACTGTCTTGGGTCTGTGATACCAGAGACTGGTTTGTTGGACAGTGCTGTAGGAGGCACATTCACATGCAaatggcatgtgtgtgtgtgtgtgtgtgtgtgcgcgcgcgcatgcATGTGTGCGCGCACGTGCGTGTGTGTATTGGGGTCTCCCCCCAAAAATGACTAAGGATAGTAGCAAACCTTCCCCTTCCCTGAAATATTTCACCCTCCTTTCACTtcttcattataaaataaataatgtagCTATAGGTTTccgtaaacttttttttaaagttcctttCCCTCCGCAAGGTGGCGTTGGTAGTTCTGAGCACAGTTGCAACTGGCATGACCTCTGGAGTCACACCTGATATGTCTGTCCAAGGACAAGGCTCCCTTGGCTCCCAGTTTTTCCATAAAGGCATTTCTCGGTGGGTCACAGTAGTTTAGGGATGTTATTTGGCCGGAGGCTGGAAAACATCCCCACGTGCCTGACCAGATTGGGCTCCACCACGTAGGCCCTCTCATCCTTGGTGCGCAACAGGGAGTAGAGTGCAGTGTCCTTGGCAAAGCCCGGACGGCAGTGCAGCTCCTGAAGGTAACCTAAGACACGGCGGGCGGAAGAGGCGGAGAACACCATGGCGGGCATGCAGCACTCGGTGACTGGCACCACGTTGTAGAGCACAGGGGCCAGCCGGCGCAGCTCCAGCAGGTAGTGGCGACCCACCAGCTCTGCTAGTGCCATGCTGTACAAGGCAAAGAACAGGACAATGGGCCAGGTAAGGCTTGGGCGGCCAGACACCCAGGAGTACGCAAAGCTCAGCAGGGGGCCCAGAAACATGCCCAGGCCGAGCCACTCCAGGATCCTCATGGGCTCTGGGTTAATATAGCGCTGAAGCCGCTCGGGATGGTACAACTTCAGGTAGAGGGCATCTTTGAGGTGTGGCTTTGAGAGCCGTTCCAACAGCAGGTGCTGCAGGAGGGGAAATATCTCCTCTTCGGGAACAGCATCGTCTTCCACCAGAAGGATGTACTCTGGATTGTAGGCCAACAGCGACTGCTCCATGCAGAATGCATAGTCCCGCTTCTCTTTCTCAAACTGGTTTACTGCGGCATCGGGGTCCTCCCAGTTTTTGTAGCGGCTGACCATGGCAAAGAAGTTACCCAACAGCTTGGCATCCTGGTGGTTGCCCGGGTCCTGCTCCACGTTACAGATAAAGACCTGGTAGCTCTGGCAGCGAGGGCCACACTGCTGGAGGAGGCGGTGGAAGCGGGAAGCTACCTGCAGGACGTAGTGGAACTCATTCCGCCTCTGCACGGTGACGATGGTGATGAGCAGCCATGGTCTGAGGGCCTTGCCACCTGAGATCTCCGAGGAGTTAGGAGTCCGCAGGTCCTCAAAGTAACGGAGGGCAGTCTGGCCATCCTCCTGGTTCTGCTTCAGGAACTCCTCGCTCATGGGGTTCAGATGCCAGCGGCGTAAGTAAAAATAGGAGTGGAGGAGCCGGTGGCAAATCAAGGGAGCCAACACGCCGAATGTCACCACAGTTAAGGTAAGGAACTGAGTAATGGGACTGGAAAAACGGCACCACTTCCCATAGAGCCGCAGTCCTCGGAGGAGCATGGCTGCTGGATACAGGGTGTGGCCCCCCTGTGCTCATGCCCCAGTTCATTCACTCCTCTGCTTCTGTTTGGAGTCGCAAGCCATCAGTGGTGCAACATAAGTGAGGCCCAACCAATGCAGCCAACCTACAGGGAaagaaggaaacatttaaaaatatgcacAAATCAACCAGTATCAAAGGAAGAACTTCCAGGCCTAACAATCTGGtgagagcaaaaatctgtgacgAGCTCGTGGGGAAATTAATGCCATGCCACTGAAGCAGCAGTGGGAAAAGGTCCCTGGGCATCATGCTCAATGGGTCCCATACTGGGACAGCATAAGAAATAATAGGGTGACTTACGAAGGAGCCCAGGGGTCAATCCTGAGTCGCTGAGCTCATTGGGGCTACTACATCACACGCCACGTCTAGAGAGTCCCATGAGATTGCTGGGGATTCTGATCTTGTTAGTAACATTATTATTATGGAAGCATgtagaggccccaactgagattgggACCCTACTGTATTGGGTGCTCTACATATACCTGtgtctgcctcaaagagcttgcaatctaagtagACAACTCAGTCTCAGTGGAAGAATGCATTATTAACCCTATTGTctagatgaggaactgaggcacagagaaattacatGACTTGGTCAAGGTCACAGGGTGAgtgtgtggcagagccaagatCTAAACCCAAATCTccagagtcccagcccagtgcggTAACCAGGAGACCATACTTCTGGTCCAGATAGAAACATGTACTTCTCTTCTGTAGGTCATGATTTCACAAGTACATATGCCTGTTTTATTCTTTGCTTCTCTGGGGTGCTGTGAGGCTCAATGCATTGTGGAGTCTGATGGCAGTAAATGAATGTCTGAACCAGGCTCAGGCACATAACCATGAATCTCCCCCTCCTTCTATTAAATAATGCAATTCCGATCCCCTACTCCCAGGTTGCTCCCTCTTTCTGGGCCACTTTAAAGAGGCAGATCAAGCCTctcaagctatgtctacactgcagacctTATAGCGGCACAGTTGTaccgctgcagctgcaccactgtacgGTGTCCCGTGGAGCTGCTCTACATtggcgggagagagctctcccattggcataattaaaccaccccagtgagtggcagcagCTATGTCAGTAGGGGAGCATCTCCCGCCAatacagtgctgtgcacaccggcacttttgttggcaaaacttacGTCGGTCAGGGGgaaaaagttttaccaacaaaagtgctattATAGACAAAGACTCAGGAGCAACTGGATGTATCTTCTGATTGAACAGTTAACTCAGATTTAGAATTAAGAGTTTGCATTAAACATCTGAAATCAAAGCTGAACCAACCAACCTCCTCTAACTTCCTAAAAATTAGTATTTGTCCATCTACTCTGCCCCACTCTTCTGGGCTGCCACTAGCCCACTCTTAACTGTCTCAATGCACCTAGTTTACACAAAGTTAGtgtaacctttgggtgggctATAGTTCacttcattgcccttctccagtgcctaaaaaaacccaactcccATAGAAAAGTAGCTGGAGACCCAGAGATCAGGctctaaggattttcagcaaggattgcacagggtcaacctcCCCACGTTCAACTCCCAAAAGGAACTAAagaaatgaatttaattaaataaatttgtCCAATCTTATGGTAAAGAAACAAATAATCTAATGTTTACAGCATAACATGCCTATTTTATCATTCACAGACATTACTTTCAGTTATAtataaacataaataaagaaaacaaataaattaaaatctgaacagttcagtccccacagaaacacagtgagaagaaactgaaaGTTCCCCAAAGCTTAGGTTTTGTTCACCTAAGTCTCAGTTACAGTCTTTGATTACCAAACCTATCAATCTGCTGAGTCCTTCCCTCCCCTGGCTTGTAGACACCTTCCGCTGGAATCCAGGCAGACGCTTCCactgctgaaatcactgctagCCGGTCAGCTGACTGATTAATCAACCATTCAGTTACCGGTATAGATTTAAACAAAACCCTGTTACAAGAACATACAAAACTGAGACTAGTAAAATAGAAATGACTCTTTCCCCATTGCTACGTTTAAAGAAAAGTTGCTGAATCAGACTAGTTGAGACAATTTAACTAGAACAGTTGGGCCCAAATCAAAACCACAAAGCCTACAATTAAAATAGAGGTGGTTATTTTCCCTCCCAATGTCCCCTGGCTATAATTAGCATTGCCCGGCTTCCCCGTTGGAGGGTAACAAtatcactaacctgctgcaaagTGCTCCAGAGTTAGGGACACCAGCCTGCTCctggctcagcttctcccaactcACACAGGGCCCATGGCCCCctgcaaagcagctgccctgcctgctcccctcacGGAGTCTGACCCCTGCAACAGGGAACCTATTGGAGCAGACCCAACACTGCCCTCCACACTcaattccagaagcttctggatgtggagtgcttaatctgcctagcaacagtGACCCAGACACAATTCACTCCTACCTCCCCACAGTGGGTCTCTTAAAGAGAGATCTCCCTattaggcacatgggttacaTTAGCACATATAGCTGCTCAGTGCATAGCAGTAATTTTCCTTTCTAATTGTCCTTTTGACATGTCTTTATACTTTTCTTCTCTGTCCTGTAACTGGCTTTCCTTCTCCCATACTCTTCTCTTTGACTCTGCCTTTTTCCTGCTTCCTGTTAGCCTAATTCTCTGTACCACAGCTCTCTTTTCCAGTTGAGGACttcctgctggggctgctgcactGTTTGCTATCTTCTCCTCTCACCAATTGTTAAATCTCAGTTAACCTCCCAGGTCTAACTTCTGTTACTCACATTCTTGCCATGTGATGTAACTAACGTTCTGCTTGAGGCTTGATGCTGGGGGCCCTTTTGCACCCTCCTGTTAATTAGTGTTGTTCCCTCATTTGTTCAGGCCCTGCTGTGAGATGCTACAGGAGCATTGGTTTCATGGTCATCGCGCTCCCCATTACAGACAGGCTATGATACCAGTTTCCATACACACGATCTTCCTTTTTCCTCCTGGGGATGGGCACCAGAATCTTGGAGGCTGAATGACTTTGCCCAGGAAGCAGCAGTGCCCTGTGAGCAGCAGAAGGTGCTAGCTGAACTTTGATGCATAGTTTTAGAGGGGACAAGGCTTGGTAGCACTTGCCCATCCCAGAAGAAAGTGGGGTTAGAGGTGAGGATGCTGGCTGCTAGAAAGTCTGACAGGGATCGGTCAGTCACTATAGGGATGGGTCAGTTGTTACTGAGCACACAACGGGCCTAATTCTGGGGCCACGTTGTGACTCCAGCCAGCGTGATGGTCACTGGATTTGCAGTGTTTACTGTGAAGATGGTTACTTCCGGCAGCATGAACAGCACTTTGACATCCTTAGATGAAAGGCCTTATATTGGTATAAGTGCAAACTATGATGGATTTATCCCACCTCTGTTCGTTTTCTCTGGCTGTGTTTCACACCATGCTCCCTCCCGCTGTAGGATAGACAATGACATTACAGTGCTGTGTCACTCCATAACTCGTGACAGTGCATAGACCGGGAGGTGGACCTGCAGGGACTCTGGCTGATTTCTTCATTGGCGGTTCTTCCCTTCTCTGATAACCGGGTATTGTTTTATGTATAACCTATTGTGTTGAATGTATGAGCTTTGCAAGGGTATTAGAGCAGAGAGTTGTACTGCTGTTCTGCACATGGACCCAGAGTCCTCAGGGCATGAGGACCAGAAGGCCCAAGGACACTAGGGCCTTCTGAAGCTATCTTGGGCTAATTTGGTGAATGTACTGCCCCTGCTCCTCAGTTTGTCAGGCGCAGCGGTGAAGGGAGCACTTGCATGAAGGGCCGGATGCTGCAAAGCCTCACTCGCACAAGTACATGGGTGTGGGCCCATTGATATCAGCAGGGCTGCTTGTGTCTGCAAGGccctgcaggatcaggtcccGCGTCTGTGGGTGGGGCGCACAGTCAATAGTGGCATTAACATTCTCAGAGTAGAAGGAGGAAATCAGGCTCCCTCCACCAAACAAACTGGAAGCCAGCGCTGGAGGAGCTGTGGGCCCGCAGCAAGCTGTTCTGGCTCTGTAGTTTTCAGGAACACATACTTGGGTGCTAGGTAATCCCTGTCTcagcaggtccctgcccccaaagatgATCATTATCTGAGGGTGGCCTGTCTGAGGCAGGAAAGAGCAGGAAGCGGATGCCACCTGTTCTTCACCCACCTTTCAGGAAAGGCATCTTTGAACTATTTGGGAGAGAGAGGAATGCAGGACTGGCTGCCAGCTCATCAGATGCTTGGATGGAACACAGTTTGGTGAATCAGAGGTACCCTGAGACCTGTGCCCTTGCATAGGGTCTCGCTGTCTTGGATCCTTGCTATACACACACAGCCATTCATCAGAGTACCATCCCCAGATCGAAGTCACCGCAGAGATGCTTGCAATTCCCTGTCTTTCTCCTGGCCTGGAAAGTTGTGTTGTGGCTCCATCTACTGACTTCCTGTTCACATAGCAGGAGTAGAAGGGACACCGAGACATAAACAGGTGAAGAAGGAGGGGAAGCACCACAACTTGTGGGACTGGAGCACAGCCAGATGGGAGCAGAGAGGCGGTTTCCTGGGTATGtagagagatgggggggggggaaccctgaAGTCACAGGGGCCAAGAGAACTAGACCGGCCCCATCATCTCTAGAATGGCCTGCCAAAGGTTAGCAGGCCCTTTAAGGAAAGTCAGCCTCAGCCTTACCTGTTACTTAGCAGTTACCCCCCAGCAGATCCTGATCTGGTGGCTTAATTACCAGTAATGACCCCAGCTGGGAAAGGGTCAGGGAGGACTACATAGAAAGAGGCCATGAAAGAGGAAGACAGAAATAGGCCAT includes:
- the PGAP4 gene encoding post-GPI attachment to proteins factor 4; this encodes MLLRGLRLYGKWCRFSSPITQFLTLTVVTFGVLAPLICHRLLHSYFYLRRWHLNPMSEEFLKQNQEDGQTALRYFEDLRTPNSSEISGGKALRPWLLITIVTVQRRNEFHYVLQVASRFHRLLQQCGPRCQSYQVFICNVEQDPGNHQDAKLLGNFFAMVSRYKNWEDPDAAVNQFEKEKRDYAFCMEQSLLAYNPEYILLVEDDAVPEEEIFPLLQHLLLERLSKPHLKDALYLKLYHPERLQRYINPEPMRILEWLGLGMFLGPLLSFAYSWVSGRPSLTWPIVLFFALYSMALAELVGRHYLLELRRLAPVLYNVVPVTECCMPAMVFSASSARRVLGYLQELHCRPGFAKDTALYSLLRTKDERAYVVEPNLVRHVGMFSSLRPNNIPKLL